In Mesorhizobium sp. J428, the genomic window GCAGCAGCGTGTAGCGCTCGCCCGCGCCATCGTCTCCAATCCCAAGGTGCTGCTGCTCGACGAGCCGCTGTCCAACCTCGATGCGCGACTGCGCGAGGACATGCAGGTCGAGCTGATCGAGATTCACAAGCGGCTCGGCCTGACCACGCTGTTCGTCACCCACGACCAGGAAGAGGCGCTGAGCCTTTCCGACCGTATCGTGCTGCTCAACGCGGGCCGTATCGAGCAGGAGGGCGCGCCGGCCGCGATCTATGCCAGACCCGCGACCGAGTTCGCCTCCAACTTCCTCGGCTCGGCGAATGTCCTGCCGGCGACGATCGAGGCGACGGATAAGGGTCCGGTGGCGATGCTCGCCGACGGCCAGCGCCTGCCGCTCGCGCCGGATGAGCTGGCCCGTGGCAGCGTCCGGCTTGCCCTAAGACAGGAGGACATCCGTCTCGCGGCACAAGGAGACGGCCTCACGGCCGAGGTGCGCACGCGTGTCTATCTCGGCGCGCGCAGTCGCTACGTGCTGTCGCTGGCCGGCCAGCCGGTACGGGTGCTCGCCTCCAACGACACGCTCTTCGAGCCCGGCCAGCGCGTTGCGCTCGCCATCGCGCCGGACAGGATCCGGGTGATCCCCAGCTAACCCTACGGTGCCGCATGACCGGCAAGGTGCTGCGCCGGAA contains:
- a CDS encoding ABC transporter ATP-binding protein, which gives rise to MKLDTIRKSFGKVAVLHGITLDIEPGEFISLLGASGCGKTTLLRIVAGLESATAGSVHIDGQDVTNLPPEDRDIAMMFQSYALLPHLSVSENVRFPLRMRRIGTRDEQQERVRKALETVQLGHLADRRPRQLSGGQQQRVALARAIVSNPKVLLLDEPLSNLDARLREDMQVELIEIHKRLGLTTLFVTHDQEEALSLSDRIVLLNAGRIEQEGAPAAIYARPATEFASNFLGSANVLPATIEATDKGPVAMLADGQRLPLAPDELARGSVRLALRQEDIRLAAQGDGLTAEVRTRVYLGARSRYVLSLAGQPVRVLASNDTLFEPGQRVALAIAPDRIRVIPS